Proteins from a single region of Aythya fuligula isolate bAytFul2 chromosome 3, bAytFul2.pri, whole genome shotgun sequence:
- the MCFD2 gene encoding multiple coagulation factor deficiency protein 2: MAPRGAAAALLCCCLAACLLGAPAEESQPAGIRLDKSLVQDKDHIMEHLEGVIEKPESEMSPQELQLHYFKMHDYDGNNLLDGLELATAISHVHKEEGGEHTQAMKEEELISLIDDVLRDDDKNNDGYIDYAEFAKSLE; the protein is encoded by the exons ATGGCCCCGAGGGGTGCGGCAGcggctctgctgtgctgctgcctggccgCCTGCCTCCTGGGCGCCCCGGCGGAGGAGAGCCAGCCCGCGGGTATCCGCCTGGACAAGAGCCTGGTGCAGGACAAGGA CCACATCATGGAACATTTGGAAGGTGTTATCGAAAAACCAGAATCTGAGATGTCTCCGCAAGAGCTGCAGCTTCATTACTTCAAAATGCATGATTATGATGGCAATAATTTGCTAGATGGGCTAGAGCTCGCTACCGCTATATCACATGTCCACAAAGAG gaaggTGGTGAGCATACCCAGGCAATGAAAGAAGAAGAGCTAATTAGTCTAATAGATGATGTCTTGCGAGATGATGATAAGAATAATGATGGGTACATTGACTATGCAGAATTTGCAAAATCACTGGAATAA